A single genomic interval of Nostoc sp. UHCC 0870 harbors:
- a CDS encoding relaxase/mobilization nuclease domain-containing protein — protein sequence MIGKQTKGRGFRKLLDYLHNSENAKLIGGNMSGRNARELSKEFRVSRQLNPDAERVVYHVSLSAAKDDVISEDKWCEIGNRYMKEMGFDANQFVIFRHENTDDDHVHIAASRIRMDTGLLVDDSWDYVRSEKVLRQIEIDYDLVQVQGSRERLNRTQSTGQFRRIKREQEEYEQGKRDTPPEPSIKELIQQTIDNLSVDHPQIPTLIMRLQQAGISVRTGFTRNGKSKGISYEKDGIAFSGTQLGAAYTFPGLQKHLRIDYQPQRDDARIEQLLNNPVKQAVESEQLINAIAENQAQSKTTPKPKLNQNQAIELYQYYSGDLQSLLVIDRDKEIALRALLDNHPAQDVEEIIKASPAGWTDDEAKLLVLIANNQLASNREQKQRSPQFTPPAEDESLRPVLQHFLTQKRGISNFLVHPLQQQGLGYIDQHRNVVFIKRDLNGKKSGALVWDTTRLDNRCSQYPENTQSNHGWFQVNLGGKPDDKIERVFLCDSPIDALTMAEIDRKAHKGMPPVRTMYMVVDDPHNLPLEVLRNISRIGLAFNKDKQGQETASAVLELLPQSKILPPDNQTWNQDLLERLHYEQEKRRQQQRGFSR from the coding sequence ATGATTGGGAAGCAGACGAAGGGTAGAGGTTTTCGCAAGCTACTGGATTATTTACATAACAGTGAAAATGCCAAACTAATTGGCGGTAACATGAGTGGTAGAAATGCCAGAGAATTATCTAAAGAATTTAGGGTATCTCGACAACTAAATCCAGATGCCGAACGTGTTGTTTATCATGTGTCTCTGTCAGCAGCCAAGGATGATGTAATTTCTGAAGATAAATGGTGTGAAATAGGCAATCGCTACATGAAAGAGATGGGCTTTGATGCCAATCAATTTGTCATCTTCCGCCACGAAAACACCGACGATGATCATGTCCACATTGCCGCCAGTCGCATCAGAATGGACACAGGGTTACTGGTTGATGATTCCTGGGATTATGTACGCTCTGAAAAAGTCCTACGTCAGATTGAAATTGACTATGATTTAGTGCAAGTCCAGGGCAGTAGAGAAAGATTAAATCGCACACAAAGCACTGGACAATTTAGGCGCATTAAACGAGAACAAGAAGAATATGAGCAGGGTAAGCGCGATACCCCACCAGAACCCAGTATTAAAGAACTAATCCAGCAGACAATTGATAACTTATCTGTTGATCATCCCCAGATTCCAACGTTAATTATGCGATTACAACAAGCTGGTATTAGTGTGAGGACAGGATTTACCAGGAACGGTAAATCTAAAGGAATTTCTTATGAGAAAGATGGAATCGCTTTTAGTGGTACACAATTAGGTGCAGCTTACACCTTCCCAGGATTGCAAAAACATCTCCGAATTGACTATCAGCCACAAAGGGATGATGCACGAATTGAGCAGCTGTTAAACAATCCTGTTAAGCAAGCGGTGGAGAGTGAACAACTCATAAATGCAATTGCTGAAAATCAAGCTCAATCCAAAACCACTCCTAAACCAAAGCTAAACCAGAATCAAGCAATTGAGTTATATCAGTATTACAGTGGCGACTTGCAAAGTTTATTAGTGATTGACCGAGACAAAGAAATTGCTTTAAGGGCATTATTAGATAATCACCCAGCCCAAGATGTAGAAGAAATTATTAAAGCTAGTCCTGCCGGATGGACTGATGACGAAGCTAAATTATTAGTTCTAATCGCTAACAATCAACTGGCATCCAATCGAGAGCAAAAGCAGCGTTCACCCCAGTTTACACCACCAGCAGAGGATGAAAGTCTACGCCCAGTATTACAGCATTTCTTGACTCAAAAACGCGGTATCTCCAATTTCCTTGTACACCCATTACAGCAGCAGGGATTGGGTTACATAGACCAGCACCGAAATGTTGTTTTTATCAAACGGGATTTAAACGGTAAAAAATCAGGCGCACTGGTTTGGGACACCACACGCCTTGACAATCGCTGTTCACAGTATCCTGAAAACACCCAATCAAATCACGGTTGGTTTCAAGTCAACTTGGGTGGAAAACCAGACGATAAAATCGAGAGAGTATTTTTGTGTGACTCCCCCATTGATGCGCTGACAATGGCAGAGATTGATAGGAAAGCACACAAGGGAATGCCACCAGTGAGAACAATGTACATGGTCGTGGATGACCCGCATAACCTGCCTCTAGAAGTTCTCAGAAATATCAGTAGAATTGGGCTGGCATTTAATAAGGATAAGCAAGGTCAAGAAACCGCCAGTGCTGTACTAGAATTGCTGCCCCAAAGCAAGATACTTCCGCCTGATAATCAGACTTGGAATCAGGATTTGCTAGAACGGCTGCACTATGAGCAAGAAAAACGCAGACAGCAGCAAAGAGGTTTTAGTCGGTGA
- a CDS encoding type II toxin-antitoxin system ParD family antitoxin, with product MNISLTPELEAFVQKQVESGLYHSQSEVIREGLRLLKRFNDHSEEYKLWLNEQIAIGLDQLDNGQTLPASGARDRIRNKAQKFMKKSDS from the coding sequence ATGAATATTTCCCTGACTCCTGAGCTAGAAGCGTTCGTGCAGAAACAGGTTGAGTCTGGTTTATACCATTCTCAAAGTGAAGTGATTCGGGAAGGATTACGTCTGTTGAAACGTTTTAACGATCATTCCGAGGAATATAAACTGTGGCTCAACGAACAGATTGCCATTGGTCTAGACCAACTTGACAATGGCCAAACTCTTCCTGCTTCTGGCGCACGCGATCGCATTCGCAACAAGGCGCAAAAGTTTATGAAAAAATCCGACTCATGA
- a CDS encoding plasmid mobilization protein — MSPRKQSKRLVRNHLFSMRLSDIELDLLRIKSQDAGMSASELMRRNGLLRPLPKRLSKISLQTYWELGQIGNNLNQLVKATNTAIKMGRTPPANPELLEELLSVLHQCRRDIAQVDTESDDWEEEEEDDDWEADEG, encoded by the coding sequence ATGTCTCCTCGCAAGCAGTCAAAAAGACTTGTAAGAAACCACCTCTTCTCAATGAGACTGAGTGACATTGAGTTGGATCTGCTGCGGATAAAATCACAAGATGCGGGAATGTCAGCAAGTGAACTAATGAGGCGTAATGGATTGTTGCGACCACTGCCCAAACGACTGAGCAAAATTAGCCTACAAACATATTGGGAACTGGGACAAATCGGTAACAACTTAAATCAACTTGTCAAAGCCACCAACACAGCGATAAAAATGGGGCGTACTCCCCCAGCTAACCCAGAACTATTAGAAGAACTTTTGTCAGTGTTACATCAGTGTAGACGAGACATTGCACAAGTTGACACCGAATCGGACGACTGGGAAGAAGAGGAGGAAGACGATGATTGGGAAGCAGACGAAGGGTAG
- a CDS encoding type II toxin-antitoxin system RelE/ParE family toxin: MNPKPYVLSEQAEEDLALIYAYIARDNLDAAERMLSKLLSACDLLTDNPRIGQYRSDLTPLPVRFWLVHPRYFLIYRGENPVEIVRVLAANMDIARELAGE, encoded by the coding sequence ATGAACCCAAAACCTTATGTTCTCTCCGAGCAAGCAGAAGAAGACTTGGCTTTGATTTACGCTTATATTGCGCGAGATAATCTAGATGCTGCCGAACGGATGCTCTCTAAACTGCTTTCAGCCTGTGATTTGCTGACAGATAACCCCAGGATAGGACAGTATCGTTCTGACCTGACTCCCTTACCCGTTCGTTTCTGGTTGGTGCATCCCCGCTATTTCCTGATCTATCGAGGGGAAAATCCTGTTGAAATCGTGCGTGTACTCGCTGCAAACATGGACATCGCGCGAGAACTTGCTGGCGAATAA